GTCGCGCCCTCCGCCAGCGCGCGCGCCATCGCCACGGCCGTCGCGCGGTCCTTGAGCGAGGCCGTCGGGTTGCGGCTGTCGTCCTTGATGTAGAGGTTCGAGAGGCCGAGGAGCCCGTCGGCGCGGTAGAGCGGGGTCCATCCGGTCCTGAGGCGCGGCAGCCGTGAGACGTCCACGGGAAGCAGAGGAAGGTAACGCCACAGCGACTCCTCGCGCGAGCGCTCGAGGTCGGCGCGCGTGAAGCCGCGGGCGACGGCGTCGTAGTCGTACCGGACGTCGAGGATGCCCTCGAGCCCGCAGGCCGGACAGGTCATGCGCGCGTCGCCCGGCGCGCATTTCGCGCCGCACTTCGCGCAGACCAGTCCCGCCACGGCCGCCCCGCGCACGCCCACGCCGGCTGTCCCCGTGCGGCCGCTCACATGCGCCTCCAGAGCGCGCTCGCTTGCTCCCTGCCGCGCGCGGCGACCGCCCCCGCGTCCACGGTCAGAAACTCGCGGTCGCGCATCACGAACGCGCCGTTGACCATCACGCTCTCCACGCATCGCCCGCTCAGCCCGAAGAGGAGGTGCCCGTCGAAGTTCGCGCTCTCAAGCGGGGTCGGCGGGTCGTAGTCCAGGACGATGAGATCGGCAAGCGCGCCGCGCTCGAGCGTGCCCACCAGGCTCCCGACCAGCCGCGACGCGATCTCGGGGTTGTTCTCGATGCAGAGCCGTCGCGCCAGGTCGCGCCCCGCGCGGGGGTCGCGCGCCTCGTGCCGGTGGATGAGGTTCGCCACCTTCATCTCGTCGAACATGCTGGTCGAGAACCCGTCGGTGCCCAGCCCGACGAGGATGCCCGCGTCCAGCATCGCGGGCACGCGCGCGCAGCCGACGGCGTTGTTCATGTTCGACTGCGGGTTGTGAACCACCATCGTCCCGGTCGTCTTCAGGATCTCGCGCTCCCGGTCGTCCGCGTGGACGCAGTGCACGGCGATGCTCCTGGGACCCAGCACGCCCGCGGACTCCAGCCGCTCGACGACGCGCTTCCCGCATCGCGCGAGGCTGTCGGCCTCGTCCGCCGCGTCCTCGGCGCTGTGGATGTGGCAGCCGAGGCTGTTCGCGCGCGCGATGGCGGCCGCCCGCTCGAGCGTCGCCTCCGAGAGCGTGAAGCTCGCGTGGAGACCCACGCTCGCCGCGACCATCGCGCCGTCGTCGCGCGCCCCTGCCTCGCGAGCGAACCGCTCGTTCTCGGCCAGGCCCGCATCGCGCGCGCGGTCGCCGTTTCGGTCCGACACCTCGAAGCAGAGATTCGACCGGATGCCGACGTCCGACAGCGTCTCGGCCACGATGGAGAGGCTCCCCGCGATGGCCGTCTGGCTCGCGTGGTGATCCACGATGGTCGTCGTGCCGTTCCGTATGAGGTCGATGGCGCCCACCGCGGCGGAGACGCGGACGTCGTCCTCGGTGAGCGCGCGGTCGAGCCGCCACCAGAGGTGCTCGAGCTGCTCGACGAAGTTCGCGGAGGGTTC
The nucleotide sequence above comes from Candidatus Effluviviaceae Genus I sp.. Encoded proteins:
- the ssnA gene encoding putative aminohydrolase SsnA — translated: MSRDRITLITGGTVFSGGRGGVVTPDGAVAVRGNRVADVGPAHEVTARNRSADRVDATGRLVMPGLINAHTHLYSSLARGLLAEIEPSANFVEQLEHLWWRLDRALTEDDVRVSAAVGAIDLIRNGTTTIVDHHASQTAIAGSLSIVAETLSDVGIRSNLCFEVSDRNGDRARDAGLAENERFAREAGARDDGAMVAASVGLHASFTLSEATLERAAAIARANSLGCHIHSAEDAADEADSLARCGKRVVERLESAGVLGPRSIAVHCVHADDREREILKTTGTMVVHNPQSNMNNAVGCARVPAMLDAGILVGLGTDGFSTSMFDEMKVANLIHRHEARDPRAGRDLARRLCIENNPEIASRLVGSLVGTLERGALADLIVLDYDPPTPLESANFDGHLLFGLSGRCVESVMVNGAFVMRDREFLTVDAGAVAARGREQASALWRRM